A DNA window from Cobetia marina contains the following coding sequences:
- the gmk gene encoding guanylate kinase, with translation MSSTSSAPSTAASNARGTLYIISAPSGAGKTTLVKALLERMNGIGVSVSHTTRGQRPGEQDAVNYHFVDVDHFKTMIEQGDFFEHAQVFDNFYGTSRPAVEARLSKGEDVILEIDWQGAQQVRAQVPEAVSIFILPPSREALLERLSGRGTDGEDVIARRMRDAVSEMSHYDEYDLIVINDDFTQALDELCSLITAERARRPRVQARHAALLDSLLAG, from the coding sequence ATGTCTTCGACATCATCAGCACCCTCCACTGCCGCCAGCAACGCCCGTGGCACTCTCTACATCATTTCCGCGCCCTCCGGCGCCGGCAAGACCACACTGGTCAAGGCATTGCTGGAGCGCATGAACGGCATCGGCGTATCCGTCTCGCACACCACCCGCGGCCAGCGCCCGGGCGAGCAGGATGCCGTCAACTACCACTTCGTGGATGTCGATCACTTCAAGACGATGATCGAGCAGGGCGACTTCTTCGAGCACGCCCAGGTCTTCGACAACTTCTATGGCACCTCGCGTCCGGCGGTCGAAGCTCGCCTGAGCAAGGGCGAGGACGTCATCCTCGAGATCGACTGGCAAGGCGCCCAGCAGGTACGCGCCCAGGTGCCGGAAGCCGTCTCCATCTTCATCCTGCCGCCGTCGCGTGAAGCGCTGCTCGAGCGCCTGTCCGGTCGCGGTACCGATGGGGAAGACGTCATCGCCCGGCGCATGCGTGACGCCGTCAGCGAGATGTCCCACTACGACGAGTACGACCTGATCGTCATCAACGATGATTTTACTCAGGCATTGGACGAGCTGTGCAGTCTGATCACCGCCGAGCGCGCACGCCGCCCGCGCGTCCAGGCGCGCCATGCCGCATTGCTGGACTCCCTGCTCGCCGGATGA
- a CDS encoding MFS transporter produces the protein MSASPVARHPRIAELALALGAFAIGTTEFVIMGLMPNIAADFQVSSQQVGYAISAYAMGVVVGAPLISALGARLPRRGLLIGLMLLFALSNVASLMAPSLTSFAALRFIAGLPHGVYLGVAALVAADAAPAGERGRAVGRVMMGLTVAILIGAPAATWFGSLFGWHSAFLLVGLLALATAVLVRGFVPYQAGNQNATPLTELAALIKPRVLYTLGIACIGFGGMFSVYSYAVETLNVQAGLSQNLVPMVLAVFGVGTIIGNLLGSRAADIDLMRTIPAVLIWSALVQGGFYFAADGVWSGILFVGLVGTGIGLAPALQMRLMDVAEDAQTMAATLNHAAFNIANALGAWCGGLAFAYGPSHSSIGLVGVAMAIAGLIVFLLGQRHERRELQTASA, from the coding sequence ATGTCTGCCTCCCCCGTTGCGCGCCATCCGCGCATCGCCGAACTGGCGCTGGCACTCGGTGCCTTTGCCATCGGCACTACCGAATTCGTGATCATGGGGCTGATGCCCAACATCGCCGCGGACTTTCAGGTGTCATCCCAGCAGGTCGGCTATGCCATCAGCGCCTATGCGATGGGGGTGGTAGTCGGTGCTCCGCTGATCTCGGCGCTTGGCGCACGCCTGCCGCGGCGTGGCTTGTTGATTGGCCTGATGCTGCTGTTCGCGCTCAGCAACGTGGCCAGCCTGATGGCCCCCTCACTGACCAGCTTCGCCGCGCTGCGCTTCATCGCGGGGCTGCCGCATGGCGTCTATCTGGGGGTGGCCGCACTGGTGGCGGCGGATGCTGCTCCCGCCGGCGAGCGTGGCCGTGCCGTCGGGCGCGTGATGATGGGGCTGACGGTGGCGATTCTCATCGGGGCGCCAGCGGCGACCTGGTTCGGCAGTCTGTTCGGTTGGCATTCCGCGTTCCTCCTCGTCGGCCTGCTGGCGCTGGCGACGGCCGTGCTGGTGCGTGGCTTCGTGCCCTATCAGGCAGGCAATCAGAACGCGACGCCGCTGACCGAGCTGGCCGCGCTGATCAAGCCGCGGGTGCTCTATACCCTTGGCATCGCCTGCATCGGTTTCGGCGGCATGTTCAGTGTCTACAGCTATGCGGTGGAGACGCTCAACGTCCAGGCCGGACTGTCCCAGAATCTGGTGCCGATGGTGCTGGCCGTCTTCGGGGTGGGCACCATCATCGGCAACCTGCTCGGTAGCCGTGCTGCGGACATCGACCTGATGCGCACCATTCCTGCCGTGCTGATCTGGAGCGCGCTGGTACAGGGTGGCTTCTACTTCGCCGCCGACGGTGTCTGGAGCGGTATCCTGTTCGTCGGACTGGTCGGCACGGGCATCGGCCTGGCACCGGCGCTGCAGATGCGCCTGATGGATGTGGCGGAAGACGCCCAGACCATGGCGGCGACCCTCAATCACGCGGCCTTCAACATCGCCAATGCGCTGGGCGCCTGGTGTGGTGGCCTGGCCTTCGCGTATGGCCCGTCCCACTCCTCCATCGGCCTGGTCGGGGTGGCCATGGCCATCGCCGGCTTGATCGTCTTCCTGCTCGGGCAGCGCCATGAGCGCCGCGAATTGCAGACGGCTTCCGCCTGA
- a CDS encoding GlxA family transcriptional regulator, with product MKLRNQRLLQDVTCSRSAPLDVAFVLLEHFSLPAFTSGLDALVTANLLRDDPFYRLHTCGLNDGSVRSDLGIDIMPGLTLAELDPAQCDLLIVCGGYRVMLEEIPRLNELLRRAAQQGCRLGSLWNGSYFLASAGVMEGHRCTIHPENAALFSETFPALELSRAPLVVEEARLSSASAASALDMMLEGMRQRHGEDLARSVEEILACERPATPSPWHVEQTLPAPDSHLPEALRSILELMSSNLEEPLSMTDISHCVSLSRRQIERLFTRHLDTTPSRHYLEMRLTRARQLLTQGNASITDVTVACGFVSTTHFSHCFRDYFGMSPTRARQRC from the coding sequence ATGAAACTGCGCAACCAGCGCCTGCTTCAGGACGTGACCTGCTCCCGGAGCGCGCCGCTCGATGTGGCCTTCGTGCTGCTGGAGCACTTCTCCCTCCCCGCCTTCACCTCCGGGCTGGATGCGCTGGTGACTGCCAATCTGCTCCGTGACGATCCCTTCTATCGCCTGCACACCTGTGGCCTGAACGATGGCAGCGTACGCAGCGATCTTGGCATCGACATCATGCCCGGCCTGACGCTTGCCGAGCTGGACCCCGCCCAGTGCGATCTGCTGATCGTGTGCGGAGGCTATCGCGTGATGCTGGAAGAGATTCCGAGGCTCAACGAGCTGCTGCGCCGTGCCGCCCAGCAGGGCTGTCGCCTGGGCAGTCTGTGGAACGGCAGCTACTTCCTGGCCTCGGCCGGGGTGATGGAGGGCCATCGTTGCACCATTCACCCCGAGAACGCGGCGCTGTTCAGCGAGACCTTCCCCGCGCTCGAGCTGTCCCGAGCCCCGCTGGTCGTCGAGGAAGCGCGTCTCAGCAGTGCCAGCGCCGCCAGTGCGCTGGACATGATGCTGGAAGGCATGCGTCAGCGTCACGGGGAGGATCTGGCGCGCAGCGTCGAGGAGATTCTGGCCTGCGAGCGCCCGGCCACGCCCAGTCCGTGGCATGTCGAGCAGACGCTGCCCGCACCGGACAGTCACCTTCCCGAGGCACTGCGCTCCATCCTGGAGTTGATGAGCAGCAACCTCGAGGAGCCGCTGAGCATGACCGACATCTCGCACTGCGTCTCCCTGTCGCGGCGCCAGATAGAGCGGCTTTTCACGCGACATCTGGATACCACGCCATCTCGCCATTATCTGGAGATGCGCCTGACACGCGCCCGCCAGCTGCTGACCCAGGGCAATGCCAGCATCACCGATGTCACCGTGGCCTGCGGCTTCGTCAGCACCACACATTTCAGTCACTGCTTTCGGGATTACTTCGGCATGTCACCGACGCGCGCTCGCCAGAGATGCTGA
- a CDS encoding BCCT family transporter, translating into MTDTTRTLSSGAATSAAPTPVSRASSRGLDWPVFLLSGGVMAVFVIAALVNLEGVSSLIQHAFDLSTAYFGAYWQALMIVTFLVAIGMTFGRTGRVVLGGLDTPDISTPRWMATILCTLLAGGGVFWAAAEPIAHFTSPPPVFGPNAAVGNLDAAYNALAQSFMHWGFLGWAVLGSLTGVVFMHLHYEKGLPLKPRTLLYPLFGDRVMRGPAGALVDACCVLAVIAGTVGPVGFLGIQLSFGLNALFGIPDTYTTQLVLLAMLTAVYTLSAVSGVMRGIQFLSSANVLIGGAMLLFILIMGPTEFLLKAFPLGMVDYLKHIAPMAVFRADTGWLNSWTLFFWGWFIGFGPLMAMLVARISRGRTLRQMVWLITLLSPLATCVWFTILGGSGLAFELADPGSVSGPFTGFNLSAALIAITQQLPFGFIMSVMFLILSALFVATTGDSMTYAISMVMSGHDDPPRSVRVFWSLIMGVVAALLISMGDGGINALQSFIVVTAVPVSLILLPSLWNAPGIARRMAREQGL; encoded by the coding sequence ATGACGGATACCACCCGGACCCTTTCGTCCGGCGCCGCAACTTCAGCAGCCCCTACCCCTGTTTCCCGCGCTTCCTCCCGGGGCCTCGACTGGCCCGTCTTCCTCCTCAGCGGTGGCGTGATGGCGGTGTTCGTGATCGCCGCACTGGTCAATCTCGAGGGCGTCTCGTCGCTCATCCAGCATGCCTTCGATCTCTCGACCGCCTACTTCGGTGCCTATTGGCAGGCGCTGATGATCGTCACCTTCCTTGTCGCCATCGGCATGACGTTCGGTCGCACGGGACGGGTGGTGCTGGGTGGCCTGGACACGCCGGACATTTCCACGCCGCGCTGGATGGCGACCATCCTGTGCACGTTGCTGGCGGGGGGCGGCGTCTTCTGGGCCGCGGCGGAGCCGATCGCCCACTTCACCTCGCCGCCACCGGTGTTCGGCCCGAACGCCGCCGTGGGCAATCTCGATGCTGCCTACAACGCGCTGGCGCAGAGCTTCATGCACTGGGGATTTCTCGGCTGGGCGGTTCTGGGCAGCCTGACCGGCGTGGTCTTCATGCACCTCCACTATGAGAAGGGTCTGCCGCTCAAGCCGCGCACGCTGCTCTATCCGCTGTTCGGCGACCGGGTGATGCGAGGACCTGCGGGAGCGCTGGTGGACGCCTGCTGCGTGCTGGCGGTCATCGCGGGCACCGTGGGGCCAGTGGGCTTTCTCGGCATCCAGCTCAGCTTCGGGCTCAACGCGCTGTTCGGCATTCCCGACACCTACACGACGCAACTGGTGCTGTTGGCCATGTTGACCGCCGTCTACACCCTGTCAGCGGTGAGTGGTGTCATGCGCGGCATTCAATTCCTGAGCAGCGCCAATGTGCTGATCGGCGGCGCGATGTTGCTGTTCATCCTGATCATGGGACCGACGGAATTCCTGCTCAAGGCCTTCCCGCTGGGCATGGTGGACTACCTGAAACACATCGCGCCGATGGCGGTCTTTCGCGCGGACACTGGGTGGCTGAACAGCTGGACGCTGTTCTTCTGGGGCTGGTTCATCGGTTTCGGACCCCTGATGGCGATGCTGGTCGCGCGTATCTCGCGGGGCCGCACGCTGCGCCAGATGGTGTGGTTGATCACTCTCCTGTCGCCGCTGGCGACCTGCGTGTGGTTCACCATTCTCGGTGGCAGCGGTCTGGCCTTCGAGCTGGCCGATCCCGGCAGCGTGTCCGGCCCGTTCACCGGCTTCAACCTGTCGGCGGCCTTGATCGCCATCACCCAGCAGCTACCGTTCGGTTTCATCATGTCCGTGATGTTCCTGATTCTGTCGGCATTGTTCGTGGCCACCACTGGCGACTCGATGACGTATGCCATCTCGATGGTGATGAGTGGGCACGACGACCCGCCACGCAGCGTGCGCGTGTTCTGGAGTCTGATCATGGGCGTGGTGGCAGCCTTGCTGATCTCGATGGGCGATGGCGGCATCAATGCGCTGCAATCCTTCATCGTCGTCACCGCCGTGCCGGTCTCGCTGATCCTGTTGCCGAGCCTGTGGAATGCGCCCGGCATCGCGCGCAGGATGGCCCGCGAGCAAGGACTCTGA
- a CDS encoding BCCT family transporter, giving the protein MTDSSRTVSSGSATPVTPPADSAHSPQGIDWPVFIISGGVLALFAIAALVDLDGVSALIQSAFGVSTHYFGAYWQALMLATFVIAIVLTIGRTGRVRMGGLAAPDISTLRWMAIILCTLLAGGGVFWAAAEPIAHFTSPPPVFGADAPTGNADAAYNALAQSFMHWGFLAWAMLGSLTGIIFMYLHYEKGLPLKPRTLLYPLFGDRVMRGPVGALVDACCVLAVVAGTVGPIGFLGLQVSYGLNALFGIPDTYTTQLTLLLVLTVIYTLSAVSGVTRGIQFLSSTNVLLGGALLLFILIMGPTGFLLDAFPQGLVRYVGDFVSMSTFRADDGWLNGWTLFFWGWFIGYGPLMAMFVARISRGRTLRQMVLLIAVISPLVTCLWFTIIGGSGLAFELSNPGSVSGPFTGFNLPAALIAITQQLPFGFTISVLFLVLTTLFVATTGDSMTYAVSMVMSGHDNPPRGVRVFWSLMMGVVAALLISMGDGGINALQSFIVVTAVPVSLILLPSLWNAPLIARRMAREQGV; this is encoded by the coding sequence ATGACGGATTCTTCCCGGACTGTTTCGTCCGGCTCCGCCACACCGGTAACTCCCCCCGCTGATTCCGCACACTCCCCGCAAGGTATCGACTGGCCTGTCTTCATCATCAGTGGTGGCGTGCTGGCGCTGTTCGCCATCGCCGCACTGGTCGATCTCGACGGTGTCTCCGCGCTCATCCAGAGTGCCTTCGGTGTCTCGACCCACTACTTCGGTGCCTACTGGCAAGCGCTGATGCTGGCGACCTTCGTCATCGCCATCGTGCTGACCATCGGCCGCACCGGACGGGTGCGCATGGGCGGACTCGCCGCGCCGGATATCTCGACGCTGCGCTGGATGGCCATCATCCTGTGCACGCTGCTGGCGGGCGGTGGTGTCTTCTGGGCAGCGGCCGAGCCGATCGCTCACTTCACCTCGCCGCCGCCGGTGTTCGGCGCCGATGCCCCGACGGGCAACGCCGATGCCGCCTACAACGCGCTGGCGCAGAGCTTCATGCACTGGGGCTTCCTGGCCTGGGCGATGCTCGGCAGCCTGACCGGCATCATCTTCATGTACCTGCACTACGAGAAGGGGCTGCCGCTCAAGCCGCGCACGCTGCTCTACCCGCTGTTCGGCGACCGCGTCATGCGTGGCCCCGTCGGCGCACTGGTGGATGCCTGCTGCGTGCTGGCGGTGGTCGCCGGTACCGTCGGCCCCATCGGCTTCCTCGGCCTGCAGGTCAGCTATGGCCTCAATGCGCTGTTCGGCATCCCCGATACCTACACGACCCAGCTCACCCTGCTGCTCGTGCTGACCGTCATCTACACCCTGTCAGCGGTGAGCGGCGTGACCCGTGGCATCCAGTTCCTGAGCAGCACCAACGTCCTGCTCGGCGGCGCGCTGTTGCTGTTCATCCTGATCATGGGCCCGACCGGCTTCCTGCTGGATGCCTTCCCGCAAGGGCTGGTGCGCTACGTCGGCGACTTCGTCTCCATGTCCACCTTCCGTGCTGACGATGGCTGGCTGAATGGCTGGACGCTGTTCTTCTGGGGCTGGTTCATCGGCTATGGTCCGCTGATGGCGATGTTCGTCGCGCGCATCTCGCGTGGCCGTACCCTGCGTCAGATGGTGCTGTTGATCGCGGTCATCTCGCCGCTGGTAACCTGCCTGTGGTTCACCATCATCGGTGGCAGCGGTCTCGCCTTCGAGCTGAGCAACCCGGGCAGCGTCTCCGGCCCGTTCACCGGCTTCAACCTGCCGGCAGCGCTGATCGCCATCACCCAGCAACTGCCGTTCGGCTTCACCATCTCGGTGCTGTTCCTGGTGCTGACCACGCTGTTCGTCGCCACCACCGGTGACTCGATGACCTACGCCGTCTCGATGGTGATGAGCGGCCACGACAATCCGCCGCGTGGCGTGCGCGTGTTCTGGAGCCTGATGATGGGCGTGGTCGCGGCGCTGCTGATCTCGATGGGCGATGGCGGCATCAATGCGCTGCAATCCTTCATCGTCGTCACCGCCGTGCCAGTGTCACTGATTCTGCTGCCCAGCCTGTGGAACGCTCCGCTGATTGCCCGCCGCATGGCGCGTGAGCAGGGCGTCTGA
- a CDS encoding organic hydroperoxide resistance protein, with amino-acid sequence MSIEQVLYRAEATTTGGREGKSRSSDGALDVTLSTPKELGGGGGEGTNPEQLFAAGYSACFIGAMKHVASTDGVTLPEGLEITGKVGIGQIPAGFGIEVALDISLPGMDKAEADALVEKAHQVCPYSNATRGNIDVTLNVSV; translated from the coding sequence ATGTCTATCGAACAAGTGCTGTACCGTGCAGAAGCCACTACCACTGGGGGTCGTGAGGGCAAGTCGCGTTCTTCCGATGGTGCGCTGGATGTCACCCTGAGCACACCGAAGGAGCTGGGCGGTGGTGGCGGTGAAGGCACCAACCCGGAGCAGCTGTTCGCGGCGGGTTACTCTGCGTGCTTCATCGGTGCCATGAAGCACGTGGCCAGCACTGACGGCGTGACGCTGCCGGAAGGCCTGGAGATCACCGGCAAGGTGGGTATCGGCCAGATTCCGGCCGGTTTCGGTATCGAGGTGGCGCTGGATATCAGTCTGCCGGGCATGGACAAGGCCGAGGCGGATGCGCTGGTCGAGAAGGCGCACCAGGTGTGCCCTTACTCCAACGCGACGCGTGGCAACATCGATGTGACGCTGAACGTCAGCGTCTGA
- a CDS encoding DUF3883 domain-containing protein: MSRPEPWSGEEVIATVETYKKMLIAELCGQHYVKTEHNRELAKKLHRRSRASIEFKHQNISAVLRDADCPYINGYKPMSNYQGMLVDVVERHLLRTELFDQAARNAADRPVIDAPAPKDTSIIVTPPDSKTPPISVQEAKQRYVTPTPVKRDYLAREARNHALGSAGERFVVAFEKMRLRKEGQTSLAEKVEHVAKTQGDGLGYDVLSFEADGRERWIEVKTTAFAKECAFFITPNELKCSQANPEHYHLFRIFSFLTQPNMYCLRGDLYPQLTLNPQSYRAHLL; encoded by the coding sequence ATGAGCAGACCCGAACCATGGAGTGGTGAAGAAGTTATTGCGACTGTCGAGACGTATAAGAAGATGCTAATTGCAGAGTTATGTGGCCAGCATTATGTGAAGACAGAACACAATCGCGAGCTTGCCAAGAAATTACATCGTCGCTCGAGAGCCTCTATCGAGTTTAAGCATCAAAACATCAGCGCCGTGCTACGAGATGCTGACTGCCCCTATATCAATGGCTACAAGCCGATGAGTAACTATCAGGGCATGCTGGTCGATGTCGTTGAGCGCCATCTGCTTCGTACTGAGCTATTCGATCAAGCAGCGCGCAATGCGGCGGATCGCCCGGTGATTGATGCGCCAGCCCCAAAGGATACCTCGATCATTGTGACGCCGCCGGACTCTAAAACACCTCCGATAAGCGTGCAGGAAGCTAAACAACGTTACGTAACACCCACACCGGTTAAGCGCGATTACCTGGCGCGAGAAGCCCGCAACCATGCACTGGGGAGTGCCGGCGAGCGTTTTGTGGTGGCCTTTGAGAAGATGCGCCTCAGAAAAGAAGGCCAGACATCGCTGGCCGAGAAGGTCGAGCATGTGGCGAAAACACAGGGCGATGGCTTGGGCTATGACGTCCTGTCCTTTGAGGCTGATGGCCGAGAGCGCTGGATCGAGGTGAAGACGACGGCATTCGCCAAAGAGTGCGCTTTTTTCATCACGCCAAATGAACTCAAGTGCTCACAAGCCAATCCAGAGCACTACCATCTTTTCCGCATCTTTAGCTTCTTAACCCAACCCAACATGTACTGCTTGAGGGGGGATCTTTACCCGCAATTGACGCTCAATCCGCAAAGCTATCGCGCACACCTACTGTGA
- a CDS encoding YicC/YloC family endoribonuclease: protein MVHSMTAFSRQTHEADYGTLTLELRSVNQRYLEPHFRLPDSLRELESAFREGLRKRLSRGKVELSLRFDAEAGADSLAVDARRLGELSRVLAEVGQHCPDAPQPSRLALLDYPGVLVREGADQERIKADALSLFKRALDEHIEGRAREGERLAELITARLDSVDSHVAEVRRLMPDILARQRETLLARLEEVRATLDPQRLEAELTLMAQKADVDEELDRLDTHVSEVRRQLTQKGPIGRRLDFLMQELNREANTLSSKSVVADTTRCAVELKVLIEQMREQIQNIE, encoded by the coding sequence ATGGTCCACAGCATGACCGCCTTCAGCCGCCAGACCCATGAAGCCGACTACGGCACCCTGACGCTGGAGCTGCGCTCGGTGAACCAGCGCTATCTCGAACCGCACTTCCGCCTGCCCGACAGCCTGCGCGAACTCGAAAGCGCCTTCCGCGAAGGCCTGCGCAAGCGCCTCAGCCGCGGCAAGGTCGAACTCTCGCTGCGCTTTGACGCCGAAGCCGGTGCCGACAGCCTCGCCGTCGATGCCAGACGCCTGGGCGAACTCAGCCGCGTGCTCGCCGAAGTCGGCCAGCACTGCCCGGACGCCCCGCAGCCCTCACGCCTCGCCCTGCTCGACTACCCCGGCGTACTGGTACGCGAAGGAGCCGATCAGGAGCGCATCAAGGCCGATGCCTTGAGTCTGTTCAAGCGCGCGCTGGACGAGCACATCGAAGGCCGCGCCCGCGAAGGCGAACGCCTCGCCGAACTCATCACCGCTCGCCTCGACAGCGTCGACAGCCACGTCGCCGAAGTCCGCCGCCTGATGCCGGACATCCTCGCCCGACAGCGTGAAACCCTGCTCGCTCGCCTCGAGGAAGTTCGCGCCACCCTCGACCCGCAACGCCTGGAAGCCGAACTGACCCTGATGGCCCAGAAGGCCGATGTCGATGAAGAACTCGACCGCCTCGACACCCACGTCAGCGAAGTCCGTCGTCAGCTCACCCAGAAGGGCCCCATCGGCCGCCGCCTCGACTTCCTGATGCAGGAACTCAACCGCGAAGCCAACACCCTCTCCTCCAAATCCGTCGTCGCCGACACCACCCGCTGCGCCGTCGAGCTCAAGGTACTGATCGAACAGATGCGTGAGCAGATTCAGAATATCGAGTGA
- the rph gene encoding ribonuclease PH encodes MSEANVTRPSGRTPEQPREIRLTREFTRHAEGSVLVEFGDTRVLCTASVVAGVPRWLRGSGKGWLTAEYGMLPRATHTRSDREAARGKQGGRTVEIQRLIGRALRAAVDLKKLGEYTITIDCDVLQADGGTRTAAITGGCVALVDALQGLQRERKIKTDPLVSLVSAVSVGIYKGVPVTDLDYPEDSKADTDMNVVMAEGKGLIEVQGTAEGAAFDRAELNALLDLAERTGAELFAAQRAALGMPAEA; translated from the coding sequence ATGAGCGAAGCCAACGTGACCCGTCCCAGTGGCCGCACCCCGGAGCAGCCGCGCGAGATCCGCCTGACCCGTGAGTTCACTCGTCACGCCGAGGGCTCGGTGCTGGTGGAGTTCGGGGATACCCGCGTACTGTGCACCGCCTCTGTCGTGGCGGGCGTGCCGCGCTGGCTGCGCGGTTCCGGCAAGGGCTGGCTGACCGCCGAATATGGCATGCTGCCGCGGGCGACCCACACCCGCAGTGATCGTGAGGCGGCGCGTGGCAAGCAGGGTGGCCGTACGGTGGAGATCCAGCGTCTGATCGGCCGTGCGCTGCGCGCTGCGGTGGACCTCAAGAAGCTGGGCGAATACACCATCACCATCGACTGCGATGTGCTGCAGGCCGATGGCGGCACGCGTACCGCGGCGATCACCGGTGGCTGTGTGGCGCTGGTCGATGCGCTGCAGGGCCTGCAGCGTGAGCGCAAGATCAAGACCGACCCGCTGGTGAGTCTGGTCAGCGCCGTGTCCGTCGGTATCTACAAGGGCGTGCCGGTCACGGATCTCGACTATCCGGAAGACAGCAAGGCCGATACCGACATGAACGTGGTGATGGCGGAAGGCAAGGGGCTGATCGAGGTGCAGGGCACGGCCGAAGGCGCAGCCTTTGATCGCGCCGAGCTCAACGCGCTGCTGGATCTCGCCGAGCGGACCGGAGCGGAGCTGTTCGCCGCGCAGCGTGCGGCGCTGGGCATGCCCGCCGAGGCCTGA
- a CDS encoding exodeoxyribonuclease III, whose protein sequence is MKIATVNVNGIREAVSRGFLDWLASQDADVVCIQNLKAKSFELDDSILYPEGYEGYFLDAEKDGFSGVGLYCRQIPKAIMYGLGFEQCDNEGRYLQADYDRFSICSFLMPDGSDPDAKGAFMEQYQEYLSKLRRKRRDYMICGTWHVAHKTVDLANWSDNQMTPGFKPEERAWMDQVFGPIGFIDAFREVNREAHQYSWWPALDSDQPRARQEGWRLDYQVIDPNLRRHIKDAWIDTDATFSEFAPVIVEYDLEL, encoded by the coding sequence ATGAAAATCGCTACAGTTAACGTCAATGGTATTCGAGAAGCGGTCAGCCGCGGCTTCCTCGACTGGCTTGCCAGTCAGGACGCTGACGTCGTCTGCATCCAGAACCTCAAGGCCAAGAGCTTCGAGCTCGACGACAGCATCCTCTACCCGGAAGGGTATGAAGGCTACTTCCTTGACGCCGAGAAAGACGGCTTCTCGGGCGTAGGCCTCTACTGCCGCCAGATTCCCAAGGCCATCATGTATGGACTGGGCTTCGAGCAGTGCGACAACGAAGGCCGCTACCTGCAGGCCGATTACGACCGCTTCAGCATCTGCTCCTTCCTGATGCCTGACGGCAGTGATCCGGACGCCAAGGGCGCCTTCATGGAGCAGTATCAGGAATACCTCAGCAAGCTGCGCCGCAAGCGTCGTGATTACATGATCTGCGGCACCTGGCATGTGGCCCACAAGACCGTCGATCTCGCCAACTGGTCCGACAACCAGATGACGCCCGGCTTCAAGCCGGAAGAGCGCGCCTGGATGGATCAGGTCTTCGGCCCGATCGGCTTCATCGATGCCTTCCGTGAGGTCAATCGCGAGGCTCACCAGTACTCCTGGTGGCCGGCGCTGGACAGTGACCAGCCGCGCGCCCGTCAGGAAGGCTGGCGCCTGGACTATCAGGTCATCGACCCGAACCTGCGTCGTCACATCAAGGACGCATGGATCGATACCGACGCGACCTTCAGCGAATTCGCACCGGTGATCGTCGAGTACGACCTCGAACTGTGA
- the pyrE gene encoding orotate phosphoribosyltransferase: MQDYQREFIEFAIEQDVLRFGEFTLKSGRVSPYFFNAGLFRSGQALARLGRFYARAIVDSGLEADVLFGPAYKGIPLGAVTAVALADHHQRDMPFTFNRKEAKTHGEGGSLVGAPLEGRVMIIDDVITAGTAIGEVMEIIHAERAKAAGVVIALDRQERAPDGQGGLKANSAIQEVEARFSMPVVSIVTLDQVLEYLEQYAQQELSGYAAAIRDYRAQYGLQSA; encoded by the coding sequence ATGCAGGACTACCAGCGGGAGTTCATTGAGTTTGCCATCGAGCAGGACGTGCTGCGGTTTGGCGAGTTTACGCTCAAGTCCGGGCGGGTGAGCCCCTACTTCTTCAATGCTGGCCTGTTCCGCTCCGGTCAGGCGTTGGCGCGCCTGGGCCGTTTCTACGCCCGCGCCATCGTCGACTCGGGCCTGGAGGCCGACGTGCTGTTCGGCCCTGCCTACAAGGGCATCCCGCTGGGTGCCGTGACGGCCGTCGCGCTGGCCGACCACCATCAGCGCGACATGCCGTTTACCTTCAATCGCAAGGAAGCCAAGACGCATGGTGAAGGCGGCTCGCTGGTCGGCGCGCCCCTGGAAGGCCGCGTGATGATCATCGATGACGTCATCACCGCCGGTACCGCCATCGGCGAAGTGATGGAGATCATCCACGCCGAGCGTGCCAAGGCGGCGGGGGTCGTGATCGCTCTGGACCGTCAGGAGCGTGCTCCGGATGGACAGGGTGGCCTGAAAGCGAACAGTGCCATCCAGGAAGTGGAAGCACGTTTCTCCATGCCCGTGGTCAGTATCGTGACGCTCGACCAGGTGCTGGAGTATCTTGAGCAATACGCACAGCAGGAACTGTCTGGGTACGCGGCAGCTATCCGCGACTATCGTGCGCAGTACGGTCTCCAGAGCGCCTGA